One window of Streptomyces sp. NBC_00273 genomic DNA carries:
- a CDS encoding DUF397 domain-containing protein, with product MTVQPNGSVVPDSAWFKSSYSGGGGGECVEVATTGGSVYVRDSKTLAGPIVRVSPEAWSGLVAVAVAHDA from the coding sequence ATGACTGTTCAGCCCAACGGATCCGTGGTTCCGGACTCGGCCTGGTTCAAGAGCAGTTACAGCGGTGGTGGCGGCGGCGAGTGCGTGGAGGTCGCGACCACCGGTGGTTCCGTGTACGTCCGCGACTCGAAGACCTTGGCTGGCCCGATTGTAAGAGTGTCACCGGAGGCGTGGTCGGGCTTGGTCGCCGTGGCCGTTGCCCACGACGCCTGA
- a CDS encoding helix-turn-helix domain-containing protein, which produces MEDDLGVDEPDGGEGPRPEDEPGTGIVAAFGRQLKLVRVAAGVERAELGARLGYSASSISSYEQGRRIPPPRFIDRADEELGAGGVLKVLKEEVARAQYPAFFRDAARLEAKALALSVYAAIAVPGLLQTEDYARAVFRMQRPLLDDDLIEQRVSARMARQEIYDRRPAPLLSFVIEEFVLRRPIGGREVLLGQLEQILLLGQKRNVEIQVMPVDREDHAGLGGPFNLIDTADGQRIAYTEVQDDSRMYTARAKIHELESRYGIIRSQALTPRESSEFIEKLLGER; this is translated from the coding sequence GTGGAAGACGACCTGGGTGTAGACGAGCCGGACGGCGGCGAGGGCCCGCGCCCGGAGGACGAACCGGGGACGGGGATCGTCGCCGCGTTCGGGAGGCAGCTGAAGCTGGTCCGGGTGGCGGCGGGAGTGGAACGGGCCGAGCTGGGCGCGCGGTTGGGCTACTCGGCGTCGAGCATCTCCTCGTACGAGCAGGGGCGGCGGATCCCGCCGCCGCGGTTCATCGACCGGGCGGATGAGGAGCTGGGTGCGGGCGGTGTCCTGAAGGTGCTGAAGGAGGAGGTGGCGCGGGCCCAGTACCCGGCGTTCTTCCGCGATGCAGCCCGGTTGGAGGCGAAGGCGCTTGCGCTCAGCGTGTATGCGGCCATCGCCGTGCCGGGGCTGCTCCAGACAGAGGATTACGCGCGGGCCGTGTTCCGGATGCAGCGGCCGCTGCTGGACGACGACCTCATTGAACAACGCGTGTCGGCCCGCATGGCGCGGCAGGAGATCTACGATCGGCGTCCGGCTCCGCTCCTCAGCTTCGTGATCGAGGAGTTCGTCCTGCGCAGGCCCATCGGCGGGCGAGAGGTTCTGCTCGGGCAACTGGAACAGATCCTGCTCCTGGGGCAGAAGCGCAACGTGGAGATCCAGGTCATGCCAGTGGACAGGGAGGATCACGCCGGCCTCGGCGGCCCGTTCAACTTGATCGACACTGCGGACGGGCAGCGCATCGCCTACACGGAAGTGCAGGACGACAGTCGCATGTACACGGCTCGCGCCAAGATCCACGAGCTCGAATCCCGCTATGGCATCATCCGGTCTCAGGCGCTCACCCCGCGTGAGTCGTCGGAGTTCATCGAGAAGCTGCTGGGAGAGAGATGA
- a CDS encoding ATP-binding protein, with protein MMEQPATPTAAMQLSNPTHHFSMRFSSTPRGARLARRLAAVRLDSWGYPYDCTAHADVTLLVAELCANAIQHGHVPGRDFRLDLKAVTPTTLRVEVTDTRAERLPTQIHDTAHAEHGRGLNIVAALAARWDWGYRPEGGPGKIVWAEYEATKTPASSAP; from the coding sequence ATGATGGAACAACCCGCCACCCCGACCGCAGCCATGCAACTCAGCAACCCCACGCACCACTTCAGCATGCGGTTCAGCTCCACCCCGCGCGGTGCCCGCCTTGCCCGGCGGCTGGCCGCCGTACGTCTCGACTCGTGGGGGTACCCGTACGACTGCACCGCCCACGCCGACGTGACTCTGCTCGTCGCTGAGCTCTGCGCCAACGCCATCCAGCACGGCCACGTACCCGGCCGGGACTTCCGGCTCGACCTGAAGGCGGTCACCCCCACCACGCTCCGTGTCGAGGTCACCGACACCCGCGCCGAACGGCTCCCCACCCAGATCCACGACACCGCGCACGCCGAGCACGGCCGTGGCCTGAACATCGTCGCCGCCCTGGCCGCCCGATGGGACTGGGGCTACCGACCCGAAGGAGGGCCCGGGAAGATCGTCTGGGCGGAGTACGAGGCGACGAAGACACCGGCGTCATCCGCGCCCTGA
- a CDS encoding DEAD/DEAH box helicase produces the protein MRPTLAAQALRETTVEYLTTTFALAEPATQRALTDFLTDPADGLFRGPYLRIRRPFRAAEPGWEQHLDWYKDDFWPYAHQAEAFARLTTKGGHVPQPTLVTTGTGSGKTESFLVPVVDHCRRAKAAGKPGIKAVLLYPMNALAGDQADRLGKLLEDERLADVTAGLYIGEASSTANGSPYGRVMVERAEIRRNPPDILITNYKMLDLLLQRQQDAPLWADADLAYIVIDEFHTYDGAQGTDVAMLLRRLGKVVGASENGRPLGSICPVATSATLGEAPVAADKQVQGGSGPRAMLDVASQVFGTRFPDDSVIGEDRRDLNSFLAPVDLTLPLPSPAELAALPEPAPADHGLDDIARAVLGCDTSDPRELGRRLLAHPLTHQLLGADVDQPLTAEEVLGSFPATSAWCVAAAQDPKTAAEALARFIALISVARAPDAPAGQDRPLLLIETHLWVRSLSRVLRFVSPTPVFSWSDADQAAATAVASAAQEERRRKAARSGRLPSTYCRHCGRSGWSAVCPERNPSSLVTAPDDIYRLSAGGGAGKARVRALITATQAEAAEQARRALARSLRRGRRSATHEATVLVLEDNGETLRRVDPDEVFLADGQIAEAPENGVFVKAWFDNADQDDYAKQDRCPACGQAQGIRFLGAGVAPLASVAVTQLFTGGELPKKDDEGSDRRKTLIFNDSVQDAAHRAGFVASRAWKFSLRALVHEQLAERSAEVPGFDKDGVPLNELIAALVRRASVDKEKLLASVVPPDLHDVDRVKRLLAGKKRLPKGTWDLVGERLAFNTLLEFGLNSRQGRTLELTRTVAAEVYLPDPERAARTAEGLYEEHLRRQLPVDPQDELPAVDGDEDELAPAPKPALPASGPERLRRFEGFVRGLLEHLRVSGGVQHAWLNGFIEGEGRSRYTIWTGRPEGMQAFGRNSDAPAFVLSGARSGRTDFERVDTKESWYTDFAERCLGMDRALAAGYLAELLPRLADREIGALAYRRTGENKAGGNNKGHGVYGLTPGHIRVRPLSDEQTAHAALACPECGWTQTVPPERVGVWQGLPCPLKGCAGELAVPSAQAAGRAARDYRWDYYRRLYREAGPYSVVAAEHTGVLSRKEREEVEKGFRQGVRHTDPNVLSCTPTLELGIDIGQLEAVILASLPPSTAGYVQRVGRAGRSTGNALMVSLADTSPRALYHLSEPRQLIAGRILPPGCFLSAGELLRRQYTAHLLDLAARGRLEGVQPLPDRVTALFGRVGWLRRFEQAVTGRMDLVGEFLDLFPEIAGVPDSGVSRDARKALRRYADGGLAKALQEAEDSWESERAELVDRRAMINEAAEALHENVEDEAREKRNLAREAAAVGKRVQEFAQAGAQAFLVERGLLPNYSLVEDGVRLEAALTRKEPPRRSRANVSGEAPKSQWRTENRVYDRPSESALTELAPGNSYYVRGYRHKIDGFDLGPRPKEGEEDPRSAVVAWRVCQECGYVRTKNAETDTAPCPRCAGPGIGGRTALHHVIVPRKVTSRDKRDDARIIDDHDSRNQRYYSTATAVDIDPAAIKESWRHAGTTFGVDHVREAVIRRFNLGPAKLTRRPDTNFAGAEVSVTPFVVCPLCGGASDREPGHAPVQEELSESLAGRPELAHHRPWCPTRRRDRPVHADDRRVITATEHKTEALRILLQAATLHVPERLASFSAALHLGLALRYGGDPAHIRSTPSTEPDRESGLTRNYLVLYDSLPGGTGYLQRLVEGEGEEFRAVLAAAQAYLRDCPCRDGRRRACHLCLLGYAPEREYPLLDRQEALWMLDDMLGEDGRSRWAVHPVRKDQAGREAAEEEDRLRFAEQAQSDLERRFIDCLDRWLADPAHQADVDHEETPTGRHGKQFTLRRRDGSPIRWESVAQKPLYAHGTVPDLLLRPVAGETTSDGAPPMPVAIYLDGYRWHASAATNRIAGDASKRARLRADGTLVWQITWDDVIAWEKELRTQAGRGPAEDDGGVKALLPALAGTSAQAAWPPYPVQGETTPGGKARAAWEKKTRNPGEIDRLYTGAIPSLLGFLADPDLGRWRAMARLVVGGLMKLAQREDVVDADPKSAVPWIESVLRDEATPGVGGTGLRLYPVRDSSGLPFVLIGDARVQPAGLSALAVLDDRDEAVRGDGAAHRRRWKAWLSWGNVLQFLDPTGTGRADGLQLARSGLDSFDAGLLATTAVRADGLLTALREELPGSGLLTAGPGQEEAGLAAEPVAVPSSAAAAPPNAAATPTAVERAAWELVLRELSYMGDPAIDALAQALAARGDVRPAEAGWDADGISRPLELAWPDRRIAIVLGEDADDAAYMAECAAAGWEVRAPDGWDEEGLAGLLR, from the coding sequence ATGAGACCCACACTCGCCGCGCAGGCACTGCGCGAGACCACGGTCGAGTATTTGACCACCACCTTCGCGCTGGCCGAACCCGCCACCCAGCGGGCACTCACCGACTTCCTCACCGACCCCGCCGACGGGCTCTTCCGCGGCCCCTACCTCCGGATCCGGCGGCCCTTCCGGGCCGCGGAGCCCGGCTGGGAGCAGCACCTCGACTGGTACAAGGACGATTTCTGGCCGTACGCGCACCAGGCTGAGGCTTTCGCGCGCCTGACCACCAAGGGCGGGCACGTCCCGCAGCCGACGCTGGTCACCACCGGTACCGGATCCGGCAAGACGGAGTCCTTCCTCGTCCCCGTCGTCGACCACTGCCGTCGCGCCAAGGCCGCCGGCAAGCCCGGCATCAAGGCCGTCCTCCTCTATCCGATGAACGCCCTCGCGGGGGACCAGGCCGATCGGCTCGGCAAGCTCCTGGAGGACGAGCGGCTGGCCGACGTCACCGCCGGCCTCTACATCGGTGAGGCCAGCTCCACCGCGAACGGCTCGCCGTACGGGCGGGTCATGGTCGAGCGAGCCGAGATACGGCGCAATCCGCCGGACATCCTGATCACCAACTACAAGATGCTGGACCTCCTCCTCCAGCGGCAGCAGGACGCCCCCTTGTGGGCCGACGCGGACCTCGCGTACATCGTGATCGACGAGTTCCACACCTACGACGGCGCCCAGGGCACGGATGTCGCCATGCTGCTGCGCCGTCTCGGCAAGGTGGTCGGAGCCTCCGAGAACGGGCGCCCGCTCGGCTCGATCTGCCCCGTCGCGACCTCCGCGACCCTCGGCGAGGCACCCGTAGCAGCCGACAAGCAGGTACAAGGAGGCTCCGGACCGCGCGCCATGCTGGACGTGGCCTCGCAGGTGTTCGGTACGCGCTTCCCCGACGACTCCGTCATCGGGGAGGACCGGCGCGACCTGAACTCCTTCCTCGCCCCCGTTGATCTGACCCTGCCGCTCCCCTCCCCCGCCGAACTCGCGGCTCTCCCCGAGCCTGCCCCCGCCGACCACGGCCTGGACGACATCGCACGCGCCGTTCTCGGCTGCGACACCTCCGACCCCCGCGAGCTCGGACGGCGGCTGCTCGCGCACCCCCTCACGCACCAGCTGCTGGGCGCCGACGTGGACCAGCCGCTGACCGCCGAGGAGGTGCTGGGCTCCTTCCCGGCCACCTCCGCGTGGTGCGTCGCGGCGGCCCAGGACCCGAAGACCGCCGCCGAGGCACTGGCCCGGTTCATCGCCCTGATCTCGGTGGCCCGTGCTCCTGATGCACCCGCGGGCCAGGACCGGCCGCTCCTGTTGATCGAGACGCACCTGTGGGTGCGGTCCCTGTCTCGCGTGCTGCGGTTCGTCTCGCCGACGCCGGTGTTCTCCTGGTCGGACGCCGACCAGGCCGCAGCCACCGCGGTGGCGTCGGCCGCCCAGGAGGAGCGGCGCCGGAAGGCAGCACGCTCCGGGCGGCTGCCGTCTACGTACTGCCGGCACTGCGGGCGCTCCGGCTGGTCCGCCGTATGCCCCGAACGCAACCCGTCCTCCCTCGTGACGGCCCCCGACGACATCTACCGGCTCAGTGCGGGCGGCGGCGCCGGCAAGGCGCGGGTGCGTGCGCTGATCACCGCCACGCAGGCCGAGGCAGCCGAGCAGGCCCGGCGGGCCCTGGCACGCAGCCTGCGGCGCGGGCGCCGCTCGGCAACCCACGAGGCCACTGTGCTGGTGCTGGAGGACAACGGCGAGACGCTGCGGCGCGTCGACCCGGACGAGGTATTCCTCGCCGACGGGCAGATCGCCGAGGCCCCGGAGAACGGGGTCTTCGTCAAGGCCTGGTTCGACAACGCCGACCAGGACGACTACGCGAAGCAGGACCGGTGCCCCGCCTGTGGCCAGGCCCAGGGCATCCGCTTCCTTGGTGCCGGTGTGGCCCCCCTCGCCTCCGTGGCGGTCACCCAGCTGTTCACCGGTGGCGAGCTGCCGAAGAAGGACGACGAGGGCAGTGACCGGCGCAAGACCCTGATCTTCAACGACTCGGTGCAGGACGCCGCGCACCGGGCGGGCTTCGTGGCGAGCCGGGCATGGAAGTTCTCGTTGCGCGCGCTCGTGCACGAGCAGTTGGCGGAGCGCTCCGCGGAGGTTCCCGGCTTCGACAAGGACGGCGTACCGCTCAATGAGCTGATCGCGGCTCTGGTGCGCCGGGCCTCCGTCGACAAGGAGAAGCTCCTGGCCTCCGTCGTGCCGCCGGATCTGCACGACGTGGACCGGGTGAAGCGGCTACTGGCCGGCAAAAAGCGCCTACCCAAGGGCACTTGGGACCTGGTCGGCGAGCGTCTGGCCTTCAACACCCTGCTGGAGTTCGGGCTGAACTCCCGGCAGGGGCGCACCCTGGAGCTCACGCGTACGGTGGCCGCGGAGGTATACCTCCCGGATCCGGAACGAGCGGCGAGGACGGCCGAAGGACTGTACGAGGAGCACCTGCGGCGGCAGCTGCCCGTGGACCCACAGGACGAACTCCCGGCGGTGGACGGCGACGAGGACGAACTCGCACCGGCCCCGAAGCCGGCTCTCCCGGCCTCCGGGCCCGAACGGCTGCGCCGCTTCGAGGGGTTCGTACGCGGCCTGCTGGAACACCTGCGCGTGAGCGGCGGCGTTCAGCACGCCTGGCTGAACGGGTTCATCGAGGGCGAGGGGCGCAGCCGCTACACGATCTGGACCGGGCGCCCCGAGGGCATGCAGGCCTTCGGCCGGAACTCGGACGCTCCCGCGTTCGTGCTCTCCGGAGCGCGTTCGGGCCGTACCGACTTCGAGCGGGTCGACACCAAGGAGAGCTGGTACACCGACTTCGCCGAGCGCTGTCTGGGCATGGACCGCGCGCTGGCGGCGGGGTACCTGGCCGAGCTGCTGCCGCGACTGGCGGACCGCGAGATCGGGGCGCTCGCGTACCGGCGTACCGGCGAGAACAAGGCCGGCGGCAACAACAAGGGCCACGGCGTGTACGGGCTCACCCCCGGCCACATCCGGGTGCGGCCGCTCAGCGACGAGCAGACCGCGCACGCGGCCCTCGCCTGCCCGGAGTGCGGCTGGACGCAGACCGTTCCGCCGGAGCGGGTCGGGGTGTGGCAGGGGCTGCCGTGTCCGCTCAAGGGCTGCGCGGGCGAGCTCGCCGTACCCTCGGCGCAGGCCGCGGGGCGAGCTGCGCGGGACTACCGGTGGGACTACTACCGCCGGCTGTACCGCGAGGCCGGCCCGTACAGCGTGGTCGCCGCCGAGCACACGGGTGTGCTGAGCCGCAAGGAGCGCGAAGAGGTCGAGAAGGGGTTCCGGCAGGGTGTCCGGCACACCGACCCGAACGTGCTCTCCTGCACGCCCACTCTGGAACTTGGCATCGACATCGGGCAGTTGGAGGCGGTGATCCTGGCCTCGCTGCCTCCGAGCACCGCCGGTTACGTACAGCGGGTGGGCCGCGCCGGCCGGTCAACGGGCAACGCCCTCATGGTCTCGCTCGCCGACACCAGCCCGCGCGCCCTCTACCACCTGTCCGAACCGCGGCAGCTGATCGCGGGCCGCATCCTGCCTCCCGGATGCTTCCTGTCGGCGGGTGAGCTGCTGCGCCGCCAGTACACGGCGCATCTGCTCGACCTGGCCGCGCGCGGCCGGCTGGAGGGCGTACAGCCTCTGCCCGACCGGGTGACGGCGCTGTTCGGCCGGGTCGGCTGGCTGCGGCGGTTCGAGCAGGCCGTGACGGGCCGCATGGATCTCGTGGGTGAGTTCCTCGACCTGTTCCCCGAGATCGCGGGAGTGCCGGACTCGGGCGTCTCGCGCGATGCCCGCAAGGCCCTACGGCGTTATGCGGACGGAGGTCTGGCCAAGGCCCTACAGGAAGCCGAGGACTCCTGGGAGTCGGAGCGGGCCGAGCTGGTGGACCGCCGCGCCATGATCAACGAGGCGGCGGAGGCGCTGCACGAGAACGTCGAGGACGAGGCGAGGGAGAAGCGCAACCTCGCCCGCGAGGCCGCTGCTGTCGGCAAGCGGGTGCAGGAGTTCGCCCAGGCCGGAGCGCAGGCCTTCCTTGTGGAGCGGGGCTTGCTGCCGAACTACAGCCTGGTGGAGGACGGGGTGCGACTGGAGGCCGCCCTCACCCGCAAGGAGCCCCCGCGCCGGAGCCGGGCGAACGTATCCGGCGAAGCACCCAAGTCGCAGTGGCGCACCGAGAACCGGGTGTATGACCGGCCGTCGGAGTCGGCGCTCACCGAGCTGGCGCCCGGCAACTCGTACTACGTGCGCGGCTACCGCCACAAGATCGACGGCTTCGACCTGGGGCCTCGCCCGAAGGAAGGGGAGGAGGACCCCCGATCGGCTGTGGTCGCATGGCGGGTCTGCCAGGAGTGCGGATACGTCCGCACAAAGAACGCGGAGACGGATACCGCACCCTGCCCGCGCTGTGCCGGCCCCGGCATCGGCGGACGGACAGCCCTGCACCACGTCATCGTGCCCCGCAAGGTCACCTCGCGCGACAAGCGGGATGACGCCCGGATCATCGACGACCACGACTCGCGCAACCAGCGGTACTACTCGACGGCCACGGCCGTGGACATCGATCCCGCCGCGATCAAGGAGAGCTGGCGGCACGCGGGGACGACCTTCGGTGTCGATCACGTGCGTGAAGCCGTGATCCGGCGGTTCAACCTGGGTCCCGCCAAGCTCACCCGGCGCCCCGACACGAACTTCGCCGGAGCCGAGGTCAGCGTCACCCCGTTCGTGGTCTGCCCGCTGTGCGGAGGCGCCTCCGACCGCGAGCCGGGGCACGCCCCCGTACAGGAAGAGCTGAGCGAGTCGCTGGCCGGGCGCCCGGAGCTGGCGCACCACCGGCCCTGGTGCCCCACCCGGCGCCGGGACCGGCCCGTGCACGCCGATGACCGGCGGGTGATCACCGCCACCGAGCACAAGACGGAGGCGCTGCGCATCCTGCTGCAAGCGGCGACCCTCCACGTGCCGGAGCGGCTGGCCTCGTTCTCCGCCGCTCTGCACCTGGGCCTGGCCCTGCGCTACGGCGGCGATCCGGCGCACATCCGTTCCACTCCGAGCACGGAGCCGGACCGGGAGAGCGGCCTGACCCGGAACTACCTGGTGCTGTACGACTCCCTGCCGGGCGGTACGGGATACCTCCAGCGGCTCGTCGAGGGCGAGGGCGAGGAGTTCCGGGCCGTCCTGGCGGCAGCCCAGGCGTATCTGCGGGACTGCCCCTGCAGGGACGGGCGGCGGCGCGCCTGCCACCTGTGCCTCCTCGGCTACGCCCCGGAGCGGGAGTACCCGCTCCTGGACCGGCAAGAGGCCCTGTGGATGCTCGACGACATGCTGGGCGAGGACGGCCGCAGCCGCTGGGCGGTGCACCCTGTACGCAAGGATCAGGCGGGGAGGGAAGCAGCCGAGGAAGAAGACCGGCTCCGCTTCGCCGAGCAGGCACAGAGCGATCTGGAGCGGCGCTTCATCGACTGCCTGGACCGTTGGCTCGCCGACCCCGCCCACCAGGCCGATGTCGACCACGAGGAGACACCGACTGGACGACACGGCAAGCAGTTCACCCTGCGGCGGCGGGACGGCTCGCCGATCCGCTGGGAGTCGGTGGCCCAGAAGCCGCTGTACGCCCACGGCACCGTGCCCGACCTGCTGTTGCGCCCGGTGGCAGGTGAGACGACGAGCGACGGCGCTCCGCCCATGCCCGTCGCGATCTACCTGGACGGATATCGCTGGCACGCCTCGGCAGCCACCAACCGCATCGCCGGGGACGCGTCCAAACGCGCCCGTCTCCGCGCCGACGGCACCCTGGTCTGGCAGATCACTTGGGACGACGTGATCGCCTGGGAGAAGGAACTGCGGACGCAGGCCGGGCGGGGCCCGGCCGAGGACGACGGCGGCGTAAAGGCGCTGCTGCCCGCTCTGGCCGGTACCTCGGCGCAGGCGGCCTGGCCGCCGTACCCGGTTCAGGGCGAGACCACCCCCGGCGGTAAGGCTAGGGCTGCCTGGGAGAAGAAGACCCGGAATCCAGGCGAGATCGACCGGCTCTACACCGGCGCCATCCCGTCACTGCTCGGCTTCCTCGCCGATCCGGACCTCGGCCGGTGGCGCGCTATGGCCCGCCTCGTCGTGGGTGGCCTGATGAAACTGGCCCAGCGAGAGGACGTCGTCGACGCCGACCCCAAGTCCGCCGTGCCCTGGATCGAGTCGGTGCTGCGTGACGAGGCCACACCTGGCGTCGGCGGTACGGGGCTGCGGCTCTACCCCGTGCGGGACTCCTCGGGCCTGCCCTTCGTACTGATAGGCGATGCTCGGGTGCAGCCTGCGGGGCTGAGTGCCCTGGCAGTGCTCGATGATCGCGACGAGGCCGTACGTGGTGACGGCGCGGCACACCGGCGGCGCTGGAAAGCCTGGCTGAGCTGGGGAAACGTACTCCAATTCCTGGACCCGACCGGTACGGGCCGAGCCGACGGACTCCAGCTCGCCCGCAGCGGACTGGACTCGTTCGATGCCGGCTTGCTCGCTACGACAGCCGTCCGTGCCGACGGACTCCTGACCGCGCTCCGCGAGGAGTTGCCCGGTAGCGGGCTGCTGACAGCGGGACCGGGACAGGAGGAGGCCGGACTGGCCGCCGAGCCGGTCGCAGTGCCGTCGTCGGCCGCCGCAGCACCCCCCAATGCAGCCGCAACTCCAACTGCGGTCGAGAGGGCTGCCTGGGAGCTCGTTCTGCGCGAGCTGTCGTACATGGGTGACCCGGCGATCGACGCACTGGCCCAGGCACTCGCGGCGCGCGGCGACGTACGACCGGCCGAGGCTGGCTGGGATGCCGACGGAATCTCCCGACCGCTCGAACTCGCCTGGCCCGACCGGCGGATCGCCATCGTCCTGGGCGAAGACGCGGACGACGCGGCGTACATGGCCGAGTGCGCGGCAGCAGGGTGGGAGGTCCGGGCACCCGACGGCTGGGACGAGGAAGGGCTGGCCGGCCTGCTGCGCTAG
- a CDS encoding UvrD-helicase domain-containing protein, with amino-acid sequence MSSAVRTQVAVAPQANEDIRRLDPATKNAVGDFVRRLRADRSNRALRLVPLREAGANGRLYLATLDGSRMGLFLETEENRFNLLAVRVGATARDELARLTVEINAVSGGVELVDQSEVSANVVALPVRPEPDAGGHEEAPAASADGADGSVPSPRSLSVPLFARYPDSELVGLGVIASLLPTLRRVTDGRQLEALLSHNLPGLTRDVLLALHDGMEPDAVREHITSKWQAEEAVDPHDWARAARRPVSQVSTEDAAVLDALGDTFDAWRLFLHPEQQRLATASFKGSAKVTGGPGTGKTVVALHRVRHLVAQLPPGRTRPVLLTTYNTNLASDLKDRLHRLGGDELLSRVDIKSVDQLAREVVEQQPTAVLGTPLGDEEALNLWHTVCTEAGVFDYDAEFLDSEFKHVILAQGCGNDRLYFRAERKGRGKLQREERRQVWQLVEMYRAHLAQPPRRTTYALIADEAARIEERRMAKSAEQARYKAEHGGLDLIHREAGSGMWLKPRYQHVIVDEAQDLSASHWRMLRAMVAPGPNDIFLVGDAHQRIYSHQVVLGRFGISTPGRASRRLTLNYRTTREILGSAHGLVHGEAFDDLDDGADTLDGYRSVLTGLAPQYWRAPDWQTEMRAVSTLLKERHDRYGTPYAAMAVSVPDKAAVTQLAYTLASAPFFIPAAEIGRDGPRDTDTVRIGTMHRFKGLEFQRVFLAGVSEGLVPHQRIEAFRLANPARYRQEQQRARSLLFVAATRARDELVVTWNGKASRFLPEDADRQAGRAAELLAGDGPPSGSAAA; translated from the coding sequence ATGAGCAGTGCGGTCAGGACTCAGGTCGCCGTCGCGCCGCAGGCGAACGAGGACATCCGGCGCCTGGATCCGGCAACGAAGAACGCGGTGGGCGACTTCGTCCGCAGGCTGCGGGCGGACCGCTCCAACCGCGCCCTGCGCCTCGTTCCGCTGCGCGAGGCGGGGGCGAACGGGCGGCTGTACCTCGCCACGCTCGACGGCAGCCGGATGGGCCTGTTCCTGGAGACGGAGGAAAACCGCTTCAACCTGCTCGCCGTCCGCGTCGGGGCGACCGCCCGGGACGAGCTGGCCCGACTGACCGTGGAGATCAACGCCGTCTCGGGCGGTGTCGAGCTCGTCGACCAGAGCGAGGTCAGCGCCAACGTCGTCGCACTGCCGGTACGGCCGGAACCTGACGCCGGCGGGCACGAGGAGGCCCCGGCCGCATCTGCCGACGGCGCCGACGGGTCCGTTCCCTCACCACGGTCCCTGTCCGTCCCGCTCTTCGCCCGCTACCCGGACTCCGAACTCGTCGGCCTGGGAGTCATCGCCTCCCTCCTCCCCACGCTGCGTCGGGTCACGGACGGCCGACAGCTGGAAGCGCTGCTGTCCCACAACCTTCCCGGGCTCACCCGCGACGTGTTGCTGGCTCTGCACGACGGCATGGAGCCGGACGCGGTCCGCGAACACATCACCAGCAAGTGGCAGGCCGAGGAAGCCGTCGATCCGCACGACTGGGCCAGGGCCGCGCGCCGGCCGGTATCCCAGGTCAGCACGGAGGACGCGGCGGTCCTCGATGCTCTCGGCGACACTTTCGACGCCTGGCGGCTGTTCCTCCACCCCGAACAGCAGCGGCTGGCCACGGCTTCCTTCAAGGGGTCCGCCAAGGTCACGGGAGGCCCCGGCACGGGCAAGACCGTCGTCGCACTGCACCGGGTCCGGCACCTCGTCGCGCAGCTGCCGCCGGGAAGGACCCGCCCGGTGCTTCTGACGACGTACAACACCAACCTCGCCTCCGATCTGAAGGACCGGCTCCACCGCCTCGGCGGTGACGAGCTGTTGAGCCGGGTCGACATCAAGTCCGTTGACCAGCTGGCTCGCGAAGTGGTCGAGCAGCAGCCCACTGCCGTCCTCGGTACTCCGCTGGGCGACGAGGAGGCCTTGAACCTCTGGCACACCGTGTGCACGGAGGCCGGAGTCTTCGACTACGACGCGGAGTTCCTGGACTCGGAATTCAAGCACGTCATCCTCGCCCAGGGCTGCGGAAACGACCGGCTGTACTTCCGAGCCGAACGCAAGGGCCGGGGCAAGCTGCAGCGTGAAGAGCGCCGGCAGGTGTGGCAGCTGGTCGAAATGTATCGGGCGCATCTGGCTCAGCCGCCGCGCCGGACCACGTACGCGCTCATCGCGGACGAAGCGGCCCGGATCGAGGAGCGCCGCATGGCCAAGTCTGCGGAGCAGGCCCGTTACAAGGCGGAACACGGCGGCCTCGACCTCATCCACCGCGAGGCGGGCAGCGGCATGTGGCTGAAGCCCCGCTACCAGCACGTCATCGTGGACGAGGCGCAGGACCTGTCCGCATCGCACTGGCGCATGCTGCGCGCGATGGTGGCACCGGGACCGAACGACATCTTCCTGGTGGGTGACGCACACCAGCGCATCTACTCGCACCAAGTGGTGCTGGGCAGGTTCGGCATCAGCACCCCGGGCCGGGCATCGAGGCGACTGACGCTCAACTACCGCACCACGCGGGAGATCCTCGGCAGCGCACACGGCCTGGTGCACGGAGAGGCGTTCGACGACCTCGACGACGGGGCCGACACGCTGGACGGGTATCGCTCCGTACTCACCGGGCTCGCTCCGCAGTACTGGCGCGCACCGGACTGGCAGACGGAGATGCGGGCGGTCTCCACCCTGCTCAAGGAGCGACACGACCGCTACGGCACTCCCTACGCAGCCATGGCCGTCAGCGTCCCCGACAAGGCAGCCGTGACCCAGCTCGCCTACACCCTGGCCTCCGCGCCGTTCTTCATTCCGGCCGCCGAGATCGGCCGGGACGGCCCGCGTGACACCGACACGGTGCGGATCGGCACCATGCACCGGTTCAAAGGCCTGGAGTTCCAGCGCGTATTCCTGGCCGGTGTCAGTGAAGGCCTTGTACCGCATCAACGCATCGAGGCGTTCCGTCTGGCCAATCCGGCCCGGTACCGCCAAGAGCAGCAGCGGGCCCGCTCGCTTTTGTTCGTGGCCGCCACCCGGGCTCGCGACGAACTGGTCGTGACGTGGAACGGCAAAGCCAGCCGCTTCCTGCCCGAGGACGCGGACCGCCAGGCCGGGAGGGCAGCCGAGCTGCTGGCAGGCGACGGCCCACCGTCCGGCTCGGCAGCCGCTTAA